A genomic window from Candidatus Kouleothrix ribensis includes:
- a CDS encoding PAS domain-containing protein, which translates to MDRPHRTVLLVATNPADCAAIQRDLEDDSAAEYSCIMAPTLAAVHAFCQAGLPDALVLDAPLPDTALAWHADLVGTYGQHAFAIILLLDTASPTSAARILKCGIHDYVLKRPGLAYTLGHALDRAIIQLALQRELAASQRRREAPALSRSQLAAFSQAVLDSLSAHIVVLDRDGRILAVNAAWEAFGRKNGRANQPGLANADVGINYLAVCRAGANAGLADAQAAYEGVCAVLSGQRPSFTLEYRCDRPDSPAWFVMSVTQLAGHAGAVVAHTDLTARRLAEAALHQSEQTLKLFVEHAPAAIAMFDRAMRYMAVSRRYLADYRLGDQNIIGQSHYSVFPNIPERWKAIHQRCLTGMYEANEEDLFPRGDGVVDWVRWELHPWYENFPEIGGLILFSEVITERKRAEDALRASRQQLMDLSVRLVNAQENERRALAYELHDEIGQQLTCLNMVLEIGTHAPAEQQRTRLHEAQRLVADLTGQVRRLSLDLRPPMLDDMGLLPTLLWHFQRYTQQTNVIVDFRYGGLAHALPPHIAIGAYRIVQEGLTNVARHAQTAIASVRVWVSAGQLKITIEDQGCGFDTAAASLIGPSVGVTGMYERAQLLGGPV; encoded by the coding sequence ATGGACAGGCCACACCGCACTGTTCTGCTGGTCGCTACCAATCCCGCAGATTGCGCTGCAATCCAGCGCGATCTTGAAGATGACTCGGCCGCCGAGTATAGTTGCATTATGGCGCCGACACTTGCCGCCGTACACGCGTTCTGCCAGGCCGGCCTGCCCGACGCGCTTGTGCTGGATGCCCCTTTGCCCGATACCGCCCTGGCCTGGCACGCCGATCTGGTCGGCACGTATGGCCAGCACGCTTTCGCGATCATCCTGCTGCTCGATACGGCCAGCCCGACTAGCGCGGCGCGTATACTCAAATGCGGTATCCACGATTATGTGCTCAAGCGGCCCGGCCTAGCCTATACGCTGGGCCACGCGCTCGATCGTGCGATTATACAGCTGGCGCTACAGCGCGAGCTGGCGGCAAGCCAGCGGCGGCGCGAGGCGCCTGCGCTGAGCAGATCTCAACTCGCAGCATTCAGCCAGGCCGTGCTAGACTCGTTGAGCGCGCATATTGTCGTGCTCGATCGCGACGGCAGGATTCTGGCGGTCAATGCGGCCTGGGAGGCCTTCGGGCGCAAAAATGGCCGCGCTAACCAGCCGGGGCTGGCGAACGCCGATGTCGGCATCAACTACCTGGCAGTCTGCCGCGCCGGCGCTAACGCCGGCCTAGCCGATGCCCAGGCCGCGTACGAGGGGGTTTGCGCCGTGCTGAGCGGCCAGCGGCCCAGCTTCACGCTGGAATACCGCTGCGATCGACCAGATAGTCCGGCCTGGTTTGTTATGAGCGTCACCCAGCTGGCCGGGCACGCCGGGGCCGTGGTGGCACATACCGACCTGACCGCGCGCCGGCTGGCCGAGGCGGCCTTGCACCAGAGCGAACAGACGCTCAAACTGTTCGTCGAACACGCGCCCGCCGCAATTGCCATGTTCGACCGCGCCATGAGGTATATGGCGGTTAGCCGCCGCTACCTCGCCGATTATCGCCTTGGCGATCAGAACATCATCGGGCAGTCGCACTACTCGGTCTTTCCCAACATCCCCGAGCGCTGGAAGGCGATTCACCAGCGCTGCCTGACGGGTATGTACGAGGCTAACGAGGAAGACCTCTTCCCACGCGGCGATGGGGTGGTAGATTGGGTGCGTTGGGAGCTGCACCCCTGGTACGAGAATTTCCCTGAAATTGGTGGCCTGATCTTGTTCTCCGAAGTCATCACCGAGCGCAAGCGCGCCGAAGATGCGCTGCGCGCCAGCCGCCAGCAGCTGATGGATCTGTCGGTGCGGCTGGTTAATGCCCAGGAAAATGAGCGCCGCGCCCTGGCCTACGAGCTGCACGACGAGATCGGGCAGCAGCTGACGTGCCTGAACATGGTGCTTGAAATCGGCACGCATGCGCCGGCCGAGCAGCAGCGCACCCGGTTGCACGAGGCCCAACGGCTGGTTGCTGATCTGACCGGCCAGGTGCGCCGGCTCTCGCTCGACTTGCGCCCACCGATGCTCGACGATATGGGGCTGCTGCCTACGCTGCTCTGGCATTTTCAGCGCTACACCCAGCAGACCAACGTGATCGTTGATTTTAGGTATGGTGGTCTGGCTCACGCGCTGCCGCCGCATATCGCGATCGGTGCCTACCGGATTGTGCAAGAGGGGCTGACCAATGTTGCGCGCCACGCCCAGACGGCGATAGCGTCGGTGCGCGTGTGGGTGAGCGCAGGCCAACTCAAGATTACGATCGAGGATCAGGGCTGTGGCTTCGACACAGCCGCCGCATCGCTGATTGGGCCATCGGTGGGAGTGACCGGCATGTATGAGCGTGCGCAGCTGCTGGGGGGGCCAGTTTAG